In Gimesia panareensis, the genomic window GACGTCTTACCAGCCATTGAACACGCGGGCTTGAAACCGACTTTCACACCTTGTGTCATGTTACAGCATGGTAAACTGCGGGAGGCGAGCTCGAGGGCTCTTCAGCTTCCGTCAGCCGAATATCTGAAGCTCTTTCGTTTGCTGATGGCGTTATTCAAAATCGCCGATCAACGCCGCCGGGAACTCTGCGGTACACATTGTCGGCACTGGTGGCACCAGGATCTGTCAAACGAAGAGATTTTACTGTCAATCAGAGAACAACATTGATGG contains:
- a CDS encoding DUF5958 family protein, with the protein product MQTLDNEIKLNQIRQGVIVDAEGEAWFAGLEAAEQKSVLYQLNYICMQAGPTPADVLPAIEHAGLKPTFTPCVMLQHGKLREASSRALQLPSAEYLKLFRLLMALFKIADQRRRELCGTHCRHWWHQDLSNEEILLSIREQH